The Calothrix sp. PCC 7507 DNA segment GGGATTTTGGTACAGGTGCGGGTTTTTATGTGGATGCAACAGCCGAACCGTGGTGTCAGCACTACCAAATGTATAGTTATATTGTCCACGAACTACCTGCTGTAATTGCCGCAAATTTCCCTGTACAACCTGAGAATCAAGGGATTTTTGGTCATTCAATGGGAGGACATGGGGCACTTATCTGTGCAATGAGAAACCCACAAATATATAAATCAGTTTCCGCGTTTGCACCTATTGTGGCACCGATACGTTGTCCTTGGGGTCAAAAGGCGTTCAGTCGTTATCTCGGCAACGATCCAGCAGCTTGGCGTGCTTATGATGCTAGTGAATTAGTCAAGCAAGTGGGATATCACAGTTCAATTCTCATTGATCAAGGAACTGCCGATAAATTTTTAGCCACACAATTGCTACTAGAGGTGTTTGAAGAAGCTTGTACAACAGTGAATCAGCCTCTAGATTTGCGTTATCAGGCAGGTTATGACCACAGTTATTATTTTATCTCCAGTTTTATGGCAGATCACATTCGACACCATGCGATCGCGTTGAGCGCAGGTATAAAATAACAACACCTTTGTTCTCATAAATCGGATCAAGAATTGCTTGCTTTTCAAGCTTGACAAGGATTGGACAAAACAGGAGCGATCGCTCCTATTCTCCATACAGCAGTCGCCCCCATTGTTAGAACATGACAGTGATATAATTACAGACTCAGGAATAAAGGGTGCATTGCGGCAAGCGATCGC contains these protein-coding regions:
- the fghA gene encoding S-formylglutathione hydrolase → MTNLHLLSEYKSFGGKVGFYSHASTTCNSEMRFAVYQPPQATQKPLPILYFLSGLTCTEENFIVKAGALSWAAEYGLILVAPDTSPRNTGIAGEDDEWDFGTGAGFYVDATAEPWCQHYQMYSYIVHELPAVIAANFPVQPENQGIFGHSMGGHGALICAMRNPQIYKSVSAFAPIVAPIRCPWGQKAFSRYLGNDPAAWRAYDASELVKQVGYHSSILIDQGTADKFLATQLLLEVFEEACTTVNQPLDLRYQAGYDHSYYFISSFMADHIRHHAIALSAGIK